A genomic window from Quercus lobata isolate SW786 chromosome 10, ValleyOak3.0 Primary Assembly, whole genome shotgun sequence includes:
- the LOC115964768 gene encoding merozoite surface antigen 2, allelic form 2-like has protein sequence MPAPDQRVGSTFIWLITVLLFISIAAGGGCLILYIIQPDASYSSWLPFAGAALVGLPWLFWVFTCCYRCMSRRFGFRSGSAAGGGVGVSGSAREGGSITGSVGGGGGGGGGGGSNVVNAAGNVANEAGSVDPIVRSPESDARRRAQFEAILALDDDDDHDSEERKPKKRSSTSSHEMSVASHESEMPLASSMAP, from the coding sequence ATGCCTGCACCGGATCAAAGGGTCGGAAGCACATTCATATGGCTTATCACAGTCCTCCTATTTATCTCTATCGCGGCTGGAGGCGGCTGCCTTATACTATACATAATCCAACCTGATGCATCTTATTCATCTTGGCTTCCCTTCGCTGGGGCGGCATTGGTTGGCCTTCCGTGGTTGTTTTGGGTGTTCACGTGCTGCTATCGATGCATGTCCCGTAGATTTGGATTTAGGAGTGGCAGCGCTGCTGGTGGAGGAGTTGGTGTCAGCGGTAGTGCACGTGAAGGAGGCAGCATTACAGGTAGTGTTGGCGGTGGTggcggcggtggtggtggtggtggttctAATGTTGTGAATGCAGCTGGTAATGTGGCCAATGAGGCTGGTTCCGTAGACCCAATTGTGAGATCTCCAGAAAGTGATGCAAGAAGGCGTGCTCAATTTGAAGCTATCCTAGCATTGGACGATGATGATGATCACGATAGCGAAGAAAGGAAGCCTAAAAAGAGAAGTTCAACGTCGAGCCATGAAATGTCTGTGGCTTCACATGAGAGTGAAATGCCATTGGCCTCATCAATGGCACCTTGA
- the LOC115965535 gene encoding G-type lectin S-receptor-like serine/threonine-protein kinase LECRK1, whose translation MSSIIALFHSHLLVSVITLLVPAIAQVNTNISVGSALFATDDNSTWTSPSGDFSFGFRRLPGQQDQFLLAIWFAKIPDETIVWSANGRYPAERESKVELNTAGQLVLKVPGGWELWRSSNNDNPQVSNGAMLDTGNFAITSTNSSILWNSFDEPTNTMLPTQVLGFRSSLFSTMSQKSYGVGKFQLRFRQQNISNSSYGLILNQIGVYTQNTYGAYYAELNVTELIMDKSGYLLVKSSLGAISNLSSEGEVLTTDSDSYYRATLDFVGVFRLYTHPKNFTGKQTWSAIRYVPKNICLNIVDTFGSGPCGYNSICIIGAYGMPVCQCAPGFSLLDVNNKYSGCKQDYVNYINECNEIGGTVNSEDQFEILEMENADWPLTAYELLEPTTEFECKKSCLHDCYCAVAIFQDPNYNNGTGRCWKKKLPLSNGRYDRGAIDRKALFKILKLNSSSQNPTNPNPGQGKQNQATLILAVLLGTSVFFNFFSVAAISLVFFCLWQGKLPHFYRTLHTKDLDMNLRSFTYKDLEEATSGFKEELGRGSFGAVYKGVLVSCHSKYVAVKKLDKMIKEGEREFKTEVTVIGQTHHRNLVRLLGYCDEGEHRILVYEFMYNGSLSSSLFGVIRPSWQQRMQIALGIARGLMYLHEECSMQIIHCDIKPQNILLDDFFTAKISDFGLAKLLMNQQARTLTGIRGTKGYVAPEWFRNTPVSVKVDVYSFGVMLLEIVCCRRCVEVEMERAAILIDWAYECYSRGKVERLVENDEEAISDMKWVKRLVMVAIWCVQDVPLLRPSMREVIHMLEGILEISAPSCPFLYSSTS comes from the coding sequence TTTGCTTGTATCTGTCATCACCCTCCTGGTTCCTGCAATAGCTCAAGTTAATACCAACATAAGTGTGGGTTCAGCTCTCTTTGCCACTGATGATAACTCCACTTGGACTTCACCATCTGGTGATTTTTCGTTTGGATTCCGCCGCCTTCCAGGTCAACAAGATCAGTTCCTTCTTGCTATCTGGTTTGCTAAGATACCAGATGAAACTATAGTTTGGTCTGCAAACGGACGCTATCCAGCAGAGAGAGAATCAAAAGTTGAGCTTAACACAGCTGGACAGCTTGTACTCAAAGTTCCAGGTGGATGGGAGTTGTGGAGGTCCAGCAACAATGACAATCCTCAAGTATCAAATGGGGCTATGCTAGACACTGGGAATTTTGCTATAACAAGCACAAACTCAAGCATCTTATGGAATAGCTTCGATGAACCAACCAATACCATGTTACCAACTCAAGTACTGGGTTTTAGGAGCAGCCTTTTCTCTACCATGTCCCAAAAAAGCTACGGGGTGGGTAAATTTCAGCTCCGTTTCAGACaacaaaatatatcaaattccTCATACGGTCTGATACTTAATCAAATAGGTGTCTACACCCAAAATACTTATGGAGCTTATTATGCTGAACTTAATGTTACTGAGCTGATCATGGATAAGTCAGGCTACCTTCTAGTCAAGAGCTCACTGGGAGCTATATCCAACCTTTCATCAGAGGGTGAGGTCTTGACGACAGACTCAGACTCCTACTACAGGGCAACACTTGACTTTGTTGGTGTTTTCAGACTCTATACTCACCCAAAGAATTTTACTGGAAAACAAACCTGGTCTGCAATTCGGTATGTTCCTAAAAACATCTGCCTGAATATTGTTGACACTTTTGGAAGTGGCCCTTGTGGTTATAACAGCATATGTATCATAGGAGCTTATGGTATGCCAGTGTGCCAATGCGCTCCAGGCTTTTCTCTTTTGGATGTAAATAACAAGTATAGTGGCTGCAAACAAGACTATGTAAACTACATAAATGAATGTAACGAGATTGGTGGTACTGTGAATTCAGAAGATCAATTTGAAATCTTGGAGATGGAGAATGCTGATTGGCCTTTAACTGCCTATGAACTACTAGAACCCACAACAGAATTTGAATGCAAGAAATCTTGTCTGCACGATTGTTATTGTGCAGTTGCCATTTTCCAGGATCCGAACTATAATAATGGCACAGGAAGATGTTGGAAGAAGAAATTACCACTTTCTAATGGGAGGTATGACCGCGGTGCCATTGATAGAAAAGCTCTATTCAAGATATTGAAATTGAATAGCTCTTCACAAAATCCTACAAATCCAAATCCGGGCCAAGGAAAACAGAATCAAGCAACATTGATCCTTGCAGTCCTCCTAGGTACttctgtattttttaatttcttttctgtaGCTGCAATTTCTCTAGTTTTCTTCTGTTTGTGGCAAGGAAAACTACCACATTTCTACAGAACCTTACATACAAAAGATCTTGATATGAATCTTCGTTCATTTACATACAAAGATCTTGAAGAAGCCACTAGTGGATTCAAAGAAGAATTGGGTAGGGGTTCTTTTGGCGCTGTTTATAAAGGGGTATTAGTATCATGTCATAGCAAATATGTTGCTGTCAAGAAGCTAGACAAGATGATAAAGGAAGGTGAGAGGGAATTCAAAACTGAAGTAACTGTGATCGGCCAAACTCACCATAGGAATTTGGTACGGTTACTTGGCTATTGTGATGAAGGTGAACACCGAATTTTGGTGTACGAGTTTATGTACAATGGCTCATTGTCGAGTTCCCTATTTGGAGTAATAAGACCAAGTTGGCAACAAAGAATGCAAATTGCATTAGGAATTGCTAGAGGACTAATGTACTTACATGAAGAATGCAGCATGCAAATCATTCATTGCGACATAAAGCCTCAAAACATACtcttggatgatttttttacaGCCAAAATTTCTGACTTTGGATTGGCAAAGCTTTTGATGAACCAACAAGCCCGGACTCTCACTGGCATCCGGGGGACTAAAGGCTATGTTGCACCAGAATGGTTTAGGAACACACCTGTCTCAGTAAAGGtggatgtttatagttttggtgTCATGTTGTTGGAGATCGTTTGCTGCAGGAGATGTGTGGAAGTTGAGATGGAGAGGGCAGCAATACTTATAGATTGGGCATATGAATGCTATAGTAGAGGGAAAGTTGAAAGATTGGTGGAAAACGATGAAGAGGCTATTAGTGATATGAAGTGGGTGAAGAGGCTAGTAATGGTGGCAATTTGGTGTGTACAGGATGTGCCATTATTGAGGCCTTCCATGAGAGAAGTCATTCATATGCTAGAAGGAATTCTTGAGATTTCTGCACCTTCCTGTCCTTTCCTCTACAGTTCAACGTCCTAA